The genomic DNA AGTCGGCGCTGAGAAGTTCAGCTCTATTATTGATTGGAGCGATAGAAGTACTTGTGTGCTATTTGGCGATGGTGCAGGAGCTGCTGTAATAAGTGCTAGAGATGATAATGAGATAATCGATATACACACATCAAGTGATGGAAGCAAGGGTGATTTGCTTATAACTCCAGGATGTGGCACAGTAAATCCAGCTAGTCAAGAGGTCCTTGATAAAAAGCTAAATTTCTTACATATGGCTGGAAATGAAGTCTTTAAAGTAGCAGTTCAAACTCTTACAAAAGACGTCGTTGATATTTTAGAAAAAAATAAAATCGCTAGTGAACAAGTTGATCTTTTTATCCCGCACCAAGCAAATTTAAGAATCATAGAAGCAGTTAAGCAACGCTTAAATTTCACAGATGAACAATGCGTAGTAACTGTCTCAAAATATGGCAATACAAGCTCAGCATCAATCCCTATGGCTATGAATGAAGCTTACGAAAGTGGTCGCTTAAAACAAGGCGATTTAATCTTGCTTGATGCATTTGGTGGTGGTTTTACTTGGGGCTCTGCTCTGCTTAAATTTGGCGGTAAATAACCAAACTCATTTTTAGAATTCTTATGTTATAATCTTACAAATATTATTTGTTAAGGAAGCCGATGAGTTATGAGGGGCGAGAGCAACTTGTATTGAGCTGCATGGAAATTCTACAAAGTCTTAAACAAGATTATATAGATCAGACAAAACTTTTAGTCAAAGATAGTCAAAAATACATAGATCTTTACGAGCTAGACGACACTTTGTCTTTGATATTTGATTCAATTTTCCAAAAAACATACGATGAAAATAATCTAAAAAAAAGCATATATAAGTGTTTTGAAAACGATGAAAACTACGCAAAATACATTGTGCTTTATTCGATGTTTCATTTGCTGCATAAATTTAGCATCACTCTTAAAGAAAAATATCCAAATTTGCTAGATCATATTGTCTATTTGCAAAACGCCATAGAGTCTTTTCAAGATATTTTTAGGATAAATAAAACTAAAAATAAAGATATTTCTTATTCAAGCTCAAATTCTATTAAATTTAGCTCATCTGGTGGTGGCTTTGTATTTTTTGGAAATTTAATCGATGAATTAAAAAGAATGCATTCTCAAAATGAAGAGCTTTTGTTTTTGAATTTATACAATGGTGTTAATGTAGAATGCAAATCAAGAATAGTCAGTATAGATGATGACAAAGTGGTTTGCAAGGTAAATTTGATGCAAATTTTGGCTATGAAAGAAGAAGGAAATGCTTTTATAGTCAAAAGTGGAAGCATGGTTAGCAACATAAAAGCAGATATTGCAAGTATAAATTTGACAAATGATACAGTCACGATAAAAAACTTCACTCACATGGAAAAGATGTTTGCGAGCCAAAGAAAATATCCAAGAGTTCATCCAAATAAATTTACCAAAGTCATGCTCTCAAACGGGGATGGTCTTGAGGTTCAAGGCAAACTTTTTGATATTTCTCAAGGCGGTATCGGCGTAGTCAGCATGGATAATCCAGGCTTTAAAAATGGCGAAAATATAAGGGCTAAATTTAGTCTGATTATGCCAAAAAGTGATGAAAATATTGATGTGGATTTAGAGCTTAAACTAGTAGTTGCGCTAAATTATCAAGGCTCAATGAGATATTGCTGCCAGATAATAAATGAGCAGCCAATCACCCAAAAAATAGTTGAATTTTCTAAGCTCAGAGTAGAAGAAACGCTCGAAGAGCTTAAAGAAAAAGTTGCTTTATATAAATAAAATAAAAGGTTAAAAATGAATGAAAATATTATTGCTTACGCTGTAGCTTATCTTATCGGAGCTATACCATTTGGGCTTATTTTGGCTATGGTTTTTGGCAAAACAAACATCGCAAAAGAAGGTAGCCACAGTATCGGGGCGACAAACGTGCTTAGGGTTATGAAAGAATCAAATCCAAAACTTGCCAAAAGATTAGCAGTTTTGACAGTGGTTTGTGACGCTCTAAAAGGTCTTGTGCCAATGATTATAGCAAAGGCTTTTTTCGATCTTAGTGATCAAACTATCTGGACAATGGCGGTTTTAGCCGTGCTTGGACACTGCTTTTCTCCTTATCTTAAATTCGAAGGCGGAAAAGGCATAGCTACTGGGGCTGGAGTTTTGGCTTATTTCTTGCCTATTGAATTAATCTGCGCTTTGGTCGTCTGGTTTATCGTAGGAAAAGTACTGAAAATATCAAGCTTAGCATCTTTGCTGGCTCTTCTTACTCTTATTGTGGCTTCTTTTGTGTTTCATTATGATATGCCAGTTATCAACACTCACGCTCCGATTTTTATCATCGCTTTTGTGGTTGTTTACAAGCATTTGCCAAATATCAAAAGGCTACTTTGTGGAGCTGAAAGAAGAGTTATTTGATAAGCGTATTCATAGAAAATTTGGAGTTTGAAACGATAATTGGGCTTTTGGATTTTGAAAGAATTGAGAAGCAAAAAATTACCGTGCAAGCTGAGTTTAGAGCTAAAGAATTTGTTGATTATGCTAAAACTTGCGAGTTTATACAGGCTAAATTTGACAAAAAGAAATTTGGAACTGTTGAGAGTGCACTAGAGTATTTTAAGACTAAATTTAAAAAGAAATTTCCGACTTTAGAGTATTTTTATATGAAAATCTCTAAGGTTGATATTATCCCTAATGCCATTGTAGGTGCCAAAATTCAGAAGTTTTATTAAATTAAATTTAAAAAAACTTGAAATCTTGCTTAATTTATGATACAATCACGATAAAATTTAAGCTTTAAGGAAAACATAATGAGAATTTTGATAGTTGAAGATGAAGTTACTCTAAATAAAACAATTGCAGAAGGCTTGCAAGAGTTTGGCTACCAAACAGACAGTTCAGAGAGTTTTAAAGACGCTGAGTACTATATAGGCATCAGAAATTACGATTTAGTGCTTAGTGATTGGATGCTTCCTGATGGCGATGGCGTGGATCTTATAAACGTTATCAAACAAAAATCTCCTCGCACTTCAGCAGTTATAATTTCAGCAAAAGATGATAAAGAAAGCGAAATAAAAGCTCTAAGAGCTGGCGCTGATGATTATATCAAAAAACCATTTGATTTTGATGTTTTGGTCGCTCGTCTTGAGGCGCGTTTACGCTTTGGCGGAACAAATGTAATCAAAATAGATGATCTAATAATAGATCCAGATGAAGAAAAAATCACATATCTTGGTCAAGAAATCGAGCTTAAAGGCAAGCCGTTTGAGGTTTTAACTCACTTAGCACGTCATAGCGACCAAATCGTCAGCAAAGAGCAACTTCTTGATGCTATTTGGGAAGAGCCAGAGCTAGTAACTCCAAACGTAATCGAAGTAGCAATCAACCAAATTCGCCAAAAAATGGATAAACCACTAAATATCTCTACAATAGAAACAGTAAGACGCCGCGGATATAGATTTTGCTTTCCCAAAAAAGCTTAAGGGCTAAATTTACATTACAATTAGCAATAGCTGGAGCTATGCTGATTGTAATCTTTTCGGTGATGTTATACCACTATATAAAAATCACAATTTTTGAAAATATAGTCCAAAGCCTTACTTTGGAGGCTAAGAATATAATCTCGTCAAAAGAGTCTTTGGAAGTGGGTAATTTAGAGTTTTATTACCCACAATCTGAGCATCTCTCAATACTTCAAATAAGTGAAAATGTTCATGGTTTAACTAGCCCTAAATTTATACAAAGCAAAGAAGATAACGACACATTTTTAACTCTTTATTATCCATATAAAGACACTATGGTTTTAACTATCAAAAAAAATACCACAGAATACAGCAATGTTGTTGAGCAAATTTTGGTAGATATTCTTATCATAAATGCAACTGCTATATTTTTGATACTGTTTTACGCTCTGTTTTTATCTAGAATGCTACTTTTACCTATTAAAATGCTTAGTTTAAAGCTTAGTAAGCTAAATGAGAGATTTTTGCAAGAGGTTAGCATTGATGAGCTTCCTGAAGAGTTTGAGCCTCTTGGCGATAGCGTAAATAGGCTAATAGCTAGGATTCAAACATTCGTGCAATACCAAAAAGAGCTTTTCATCGGAGCAGCTCATGAGCTAAAAACTCCACTTGCAGTGATGAAAACAAAAAATGAAGTGACACTCATAAAGCCACGTGAGCAAGAAAAGTATATCGAAGCCTTAAAAAACAATAATGAATCAATAAATCAGATGAATAAAATGATAAGCTCCATCTTAGAAATCGGTAGGCAAGAGGGCGCGCAGTTTGAAAAACCAGTCAATATAGACATTATTGCTTACATAAACGAGATTGGAAATAACTTCTTAATACTAGCAAAAGGCGAAAATAAAAATATATCATTAAATTTAGAGCCGCAAAGTTTAAAGATGTTTTTGCAGCCGACTTTGTTTTTGCATGTGATACAAAACTTCGTCCAAAACGCTATCAAATTTTCACCAAGTGGAGCCACTGTCGAGATAAAAACTAGCTTACATGATGATGAGTTTGTAGTAGAAGTGATCGATCAAGGTCCAGGTATCGATGAGGGAAAAGATCTATTTGCTCCGTTTAAAAGATATGGAGACAAAGGTGGTGCTGGGCTGGGTCTATTTTTAGCCAAAGGTGCAGCTCAAGCACTTGGTGGAAATGTGCAAATTACCAACAAACCAGATAAAAGTGGAGCAATAGCCACACTAAAAATTCCTATAAACACAAAAAACACGAAAAAGCTCATAAATTCAAAATTTCTAAAGTAAATTTATAGTATAAAGTGGCTTTTAAAATATTATTCATTGTGAAAGGTTTGTTATGTCTTTGATGATAACAAAAGATTGTATAAGCTGCGATGCGTGTCGCGAGGAATGCCCAGATGAGGCTATATACGAAGATGATCCAATATATATGATAGATCCAGATAGATGTAGTGAGTGCATTAGCGACTATGCTGAGCCAGCGTGTATCATGGCGTGCCCTGTGGATTGTATCGTTCCAGATCCTGATAATATAGAGACGCCAGAAGAGCTTAAATTTAAACACGAACAATATCTAGAAGGTAATTAATGCCTAGACGAGTAGCAGTAATTGATCTTGGTTCAAACTCAGCTAGAATGGCTATATTTGAGCGTACAAGCAGACTTGGATTTTTTATTTTAAGAGAGTATAAGATCAAAGTCAGGCTTGGAGAGGGAGCTTATGAGAATGGCGGAGTTTTGCAAGATGCTGCTATGGATAATGTCTTTTGTGCTTTTAGCGAATTTAAACACTTTATAAAGCTGTATAAAGTAAATAAAGTCCTTTGCGCAGGGACTTCAGCTCTTAGAGACGCACCAAATTCAAGCGTTTTTATCAACCGTATCAAAAATGAGCTTGGGCTTGGGCTTAAAATCATTGATGGTAAAATGGAGGCATTTTATGGTGGCGTTGCCGCTTTAAATTTGCTCTCTCCACTTAGCGAGGCTACTACGATAGACATAGGTGGTGGCTCGACTGAACTAGCCAAAATCAAAGATGGCAAAATCATTGATACAATATCGCTAAACATAGGTACCGTAAGACTAAAAGAGCTGTTTTTTGATAAAAAAGACATATCTGGAGCTGCTAAATTTATAGATGATATGCTTTCAAATTTGCCAAATGGATTTAACTCAGCAAATATCATTGCGATTGGCGGAAGCCTAAGAGCCATCTCAAATGCAATAATGCAGATCAAAAAACACCCACTAAAACTAGTCCACAACTACTCTTATGAGTTAAAAGAACATAGCTCATTCATAGAAAAACTTGCCTTCGCAAATGTCTTTGATCTCAAAGATTTTCCAGTCAAAAAAGATAGATACGACACTATAAGAGAAGGTGCGATGATATTTTCTAAGGTAGCAAAAAGGCTAGGTGGCAAAAAAATACATACAAGTGGTGCTGGTGTGCGAGAGGGGATATTTTTAAGCAATCTCTTAAGACCAGGCATTAAATTTCCACAAAATTTTAATCCAAGTTTAAGAAGTCTTCAAGATAGATTTATAGAGACGAGCAATCCAAATACGCCTAAATATGCAAAGATACTTTTTGACGTGTTAAAACCTCTGCATAAACTAGATGACAAGTACGCAAATGAGCTAGTTATCGCCTCAAAACTCTATAGTCTTGGTAGATTTTTAGGATTTTACTCAGAGCATGCTCATAGTAGCTACATAGTGCAAAACGGGCTAAATTACGGCTATACTCACGAGCAAAAAGCACTCATTTCGGCTATTATTTTTTATCAAGGAAAGCTTATTAGTGAGCTTGGAGAGTTTAAAGAGCTTTTGCCAAGTATCGATGAAGTAAGGTGGCTTTCGTTTTTGCTTGGGCTTGCAAAGGCTGTAAATATAAGCGATGAAATGGAGTTTAGCTTTGTCAATCACGCCTTGCATATAAAAGGTATAAAAAACTTTTTTATGGTTAAAGAGAGTATAAAAAAACTTGTCAAACCTAGCATTTTTGCGATAACTTTTGACTAAAGACCCTCTAAAATAATATAATATAGTTGATTTATAGCAAAATCGTCCAAATGAGCTGATTTTGCTGTTTCAAATAGTTCATTTATGGCTTTTGTATCAAATACAACTTTTGAAGTACAGTGCGGGTGAGCTGGTAAAAATCCTCTTAAAAGCGAAATTCGCCCACCTATTTGACCATCGCAAAACAAGCAATTCATCTCTTTATTTAGTCGCCCCTCAAACTCAAGCAATCTTACATAAGCTTCTAAAATAGTTCTTTTTGGATTTTGTTTTTCTAGCTTTAAAGCGCAATCTTCAAGCAGATCATAATAAAACTCATTGATCTCGCTAGCGTCTTTTAAATGCTCATAAAGTAGTCGCATGAACTGTTGCCATGCAAGCAACCTATCTGTGTAAAATAGCCATTTAAAGCCAAGATGCATGGTTCCCCTAAGGTGTGGTAAGAAATTTGAGTTTTCCACCAGCTCGAAGTCTAGTTTGAAACCTTGAGTGATGACTGGATGTCTTGCCCCATAAAATCTATAGCATTTTATGAGTTGTTCTTTTGACAGTATGAAAACCAAGCAGTCCTCATCTCTGACTTTTTGGACGCGTAAGATATAGCCTTGCATTATCTAAAAAAGTCTTTGACCTTTGATAGCATCAAATTTGGATCAGTTATCAAATTTATCTCATTTCTAAAAGCGCTCGCACCATTTATTCCTTTTGAATATTCGTGCAAATGCTTTCTAAATACAGCCACGCCATGCTCTTTGTAGTGAGCTATCATCTGCCTAAAATGCTCTATGATGATCTCTTTTTTTAGCTCATCACTGATTGTTCGTTTGTTTTTGATCTCATAAAATATCCAAGGCTTTCCGATGCTAGCCCTTCCTATCATGGCTCCGTCGCAGTTTGTTATCTTTAAGACTTCATCTATGTTGTCTTTGTCAATGTCTCCATTTGCAATGACTGGGATTTTGACATTTTGTTTGATACGAGCGATCGCCTCATAATCTACCTTTGAGCTATATCCGCCAGCTCTGGTTCTGCCATGAACTGCTAGATAATCAGCCCCAGCATTTTCTATATCTTTTACTATTTTGTATGCGTTTTTTTCGCTAAATCCAAGTCTAATTTTGACTGATGTGTAGCGTTTGTTTGATATGTTTTTGATAGTTTCTACTATATCGCAAAGCAAATTTGAATCATTTAAAAGTGCTGATCCAGCGTTTTGTTTTATGACTTTTGGCACAGGACAGCCGCAGTTTAGATCTATTCCATCAATCCCGTCAATATTATTTAGGATTTCAACAGCTTTTTTGATGATGTCTTTGTCGCTTCCAGCTAGCTGGACTATATATGGAGTTTCAAGAGCGTTTTTTTCTATCATAGTTAGAGTTTTGGCACTTTCATAGACAAGGGCATTTGAGCTTATCATCTCGCTGACTGTGACATCGCAGCCAAATTTTTTGACAACGCCCCTTAAAGGCAGGTCAGAAAAACCTGCCAAAGGAGCTAAAAATAGTGGTTTTGAATTAAAATCGATCATTTATAAAATAGTGAAGCAGGAGCTAGTTTGCCGTGTTCTCTTAAGAAAAGTAGAGTTTTTATCTTGTCAAATTCGCCGTCTTGTGATGAGGTTATTATCTCTCTTAGATTATCAATCATTTGCAAATCATAAAGTATATACAAGTAGGCTTCATTTGCATTTGAATGCTCGTTTTTAAGACGGTCAAACACGCCCATTAGTTTATCTGGATCTAGTTTTGTTTTAAGGTGAGTTGCTAGGCTGATGTACTCATCAGTTTGGAATTCGTTTTTATTTATGAGATTAAATAGATCTTGACTAGATATCTCAAGAGTGCCATCTATGTATCTATTTATAAGCTTCATTGTATCTTCATTGCTATAGTCAAATCCAAATTTAGATAGCTCAAGATATGTTGCGTTATTTAGCGCTGAGCCAAATGCTTCTTGATACAAGCTATCAGAGGCATCTATTTTTGATGAAAGAATGGTTAGAGCGTATTTATAATCAGCTTTGATTTTGTTTTTTTCATTTTGTATAAACAGTGGATTTGTTTTAAGTAGTTTGAATTTTTTCAAGTCACAAACTTCACCATTTTTTACTTTTTTTGACATTTCAT from Campylobacter iguaniorum includes the following:
- a CDS encoding tRNA dihydrouridine synthase: MIDFNSKPLFLAPLAGFSDLPLRGVVKKFGCDVTVSEMISSNALVYESAKTLTMIEKNALETPYIVQLAGSDKDIIKKAVEILNNIDGIDGIDLNCGCPVPKVIKQNAGSALLNDSNLLCDIVETIKNISNKRYTSVKIRLGFSEKNAYKIVKDIENAGADYLAVHGRTRAGGYSSKVDYEAIARIKQNVKIPVIANGDIDKDNIDEVLKITNCDGAMIGRASIGKPWIFYEIKNKRTISDELKKEIIIEHFRQMIAHYKEHGVAVFRKHLHEYSKGINGASAFRNEINLITDPNLMLSKVKDFFR
- a CDS encoding dihydroneopterin aldolase — its product is MISVFIENLEFETIIGLLDFERIEKQKITVQAEFRAKEFVDYAKTCEFIQAKFDKKKFGTVESALEYFKTKFKKKFPTLEYFYMKISKVDIIPNAIVGAKIQKFY
- the recO gene encoding recombination protein RecO, yielding MQGYILRVQKVRDEDCLVFILSKEQLIKCYRFYGARHPVITQGFKLDFELVENSNFLPHLRGTMHLGFKWLFYTDRLLAWQQFMRLLYEHLKDASEINEFYYDLLEDCALKLEKQNPKRTILEAYVRLLEFEGRLNKEMNCLFCDGQIGGRISLLRGFLPAHPHCTSKVVFDTKAINELFETAKSAHLDDFAINQLYYIILEGL
- a CDS encoding PilZ domain-containing protein; this encodes MSYEGREQLVLSCMEILQSLKQDYIDQTKLLVKDSQKYIDLYELDDTLSLIFDSIFQKTYDENNLKKSIYKCFENDENYAKYIVLYSMFHLLHKFSITLKEKYPNLLDHIVYLQNAIESFQDIFRINKTKNKDISYSSSNSIKFSSSGGGFVFFGNLIDELKRMHSQNEELLFLNLYNGVNVECKSRIVSIDDDKVVCKVNLMQILAMKEEGNAFIVKSGSMVSNIKADIASINLTNDTVTIKNFTHMEKMFASQRKYPRVHPNKFTKVMLSNGDGLEVQGKLFDISQGGIGVVSMDNPGFKNGENIRAKFSLIMPKSDENIDVDLELKLVVALNYQGSMRYCCQIINEQPITQKIVEFSKLRVEETLEELKEKVALYK
- a CDS encoding sensor histidine kinase, which translates into the protein MLIVIFSVMLYHYIKITIFENIVQSLTLEAKNIISSKESLEVGNLEFYYPQSEHLSILQISENVHGLTSPKFIQSKEDNDTFLTLYYPYKDTMVLTIKKNTTEYSNVVEQILVDILIINATAIFLILFYALFLSRMLLLPIKMLSLKLSKLNERFLQEVSIDELPEEFEPLGDSVNRLIARIQTFVQYQKELFIGAAHELKTPLAVMKTKNEVTLIKPREQEKYIEALKNNNESINQMNKMISSILEIGRQEGAQFEKPVNIDIIAYINEIGNNFLILAKGENKNISLNLEPQSLKMFLQPTLFLHVIQNFVQNAIKFSPSGATVEIKTSLHDDEFVVEVIDQGPGIDEGKDLFAPFKRYGDKGGAGLGLFLAKGAAQALGGNVQITNKPDKSGAIATLKIPINTKNTKKLINSKFLK
- the plsY gene encoding glycerol-3-phosphate 1-O-acyltransferase PlsY — encoded protein: MNENIIAYAVAYLIGAIPFGLILAMVFGKTNIAKEGSHSIGATNVLRVMKESNPKLAKRLAVLTVVCDALKGLVPMIIAKAFFDLSDQTIWTMAVLAVLGHCFSPYLKFEGGKGIATGAGVLAYFLPIELICALVVWFIVGKVLKISSLASLLALLTLIVASFVFHYDMPVINTHAPIFIIAFVVVYKHLPNIKRLLCGAERRVI
- a CDS encoding YfhL family 4Fe-4S dicluster ferredoxin; protein product: MSLMITKDCISCDACREECPDEAIYEDDPIYMIDPDRCSECISDYAEPACIMACPVDCIVPDPDNIETPEELKFKHEQYLEGN
- the hsrA gene encoding homeostatic response regulator transcription factor HsrA, yielding MRILIVEDEVTLNKTIAEGLQEFGYQTDSSESFKDAEYYIGIRNYDLVLSDWMLPDGDGVDLINVIKQKSPRTSAVIISAKDDKESEIKALRAGADDYIKKPFDFDVLVARLEARLRFGGTNVIKIDDLIIDPDEEKITYLGQEIELKGKPFEVLTHLARHSDQIVSKEQLLDAIWEEPELVTPNVIEVAINQIRQKMDKPLNISTIETVRRRGYRFCFPKKA
- a CDS encoding beta-ketoacyl-ACP synthase III, which translates into the protein MKKASLISVGAYTPKHILTNFDLEKMVDTSNEWIVKRTGINTRCIAKDEVTSDLATKAALVALQRSGLDKSEIDALICATVTPDYFCMPSTACKIASNLNLNNVTAFDISAACTGFIYLLDIAKSMIESGSKKNVLIVGAEKFSSIIDWSDRSTCVLFGDGAGAAVISARDDNEIIDIHTSSDGSKGDLLITPGCGTVNPASQEVLDKKLNFLHMAGNEVFKVAVQTLTKDVVDILEKNKIASEQVDLFIPHQANLRIIEAVKQRLNFTDEQCVVTVSKYGNTSSASIPMAMNEAYESGRLKQGDLILLDAFGGGFTWGSALLKFGGK
- a CDS encoding Ppx/GppA phosphatase family protein, translated to MPRRVAVIDLGSNSARMAIFERTSRLGFFILREYKIKVRLGEGAYENGGVLQDAAMDNVFCAFSEFKHFIKLYKVNKVLCAGTSALRDAPNSSVFINRIKNELGLGLKIIDGKMEAFYGGVAALNLLSPLSEATTIDIGGGSTELAKIKDGKIIDTISLNIGTVRLKELFFDKKDISGAAKFIDDMLSNLPNGFNSANIIAIGGSLRAISNAIMQIKKHPLKLVHNYSYELKEHSSFIEKLAFANVFDLKDFPVKKDRYDTIREGAMIFSKVAKRLGGKKIHTSGAGVREGIFLSNLLRPGIKFPQNFNPSLRSLQDRFIETSNPNTPKYAKILFDVLKPLHKLDDKYANELVIASKLYSLGRFLGFYSEHAHSSYIVQNGLNYGYTHEQKALISAIIFYQGKLISELGEFKELLPSIDEVRWLSFLLGLAKAVNISDEMEFSFVNHALHIKGIKNFFMVKESIKKLVKPSIFAITFD